The Spirochaeta lutea genomic interval GGACTATCGGAAACGCATTGCAAAATTACATTACCCGGCTCTTTATAACGACGCCTTGAGCGGTTTCTGCGGCCTGAACGAAGTGAAGGCTTGGCGCGGATTTTGCCAGGCGAAGCCTGAGCAAAATTCCTTGCCAAAGCAGAAATCCGTCTCGAAGGCATTGTTATGTTCCAATTTCATTAATTAAATTTGTAGTGAAAGCTTCTGTTCTGATATTATCACGATGAAAGTTTCCGGCAGCGACGCTTTCGACTTTTTGAACTGCCGCATTGAAATACCGTTTATATTTAGTCTCATCAGAAAGATCCTTGATTAGCGGCAAACAATACCGCTCCATTTCTCGGGAATTTTTTCGCGGCAATTGGCTTTTGTTCATAATCAATCGAACAGCAAGAAGGATATGAAATCTAGCAGGCTTCAGCTTCGGCTCAATTGCTTGTGATCTAAATAAAAATTCAATTCTATAATATGCAAGAGCTGAGAAATAATACATCTCTAATCTGTGTTCATCATTGAAAATTTGCTCACCAAGCATTTTGAGCAGGGATGCATAATTTCTAGTTGTGGAATGGGGTAGTTCTAAGAAAATTGCAGCAAAAGCTCGAATCATATTTGGCATAGTAATAATTCTCACTTTTTCAATCCCTGAAATGGGGTCATACTGTTTTGATCTTCTCTCATAAAACAAAGGATTCTTTTTATCGTAAGAAGGAAAGAAGTCTTCCAATTTTCTTGGGAAATCAGATAAGGCTATCAGTTGATCATCACTCACTTCTGTCTGACGATTTGTTGCTTTAATAATTGAATTCTTTATTTCCGGTTCTTTTGTTGCAATGATTCGAACTGGTACATGGATGGTATTATCTAAAGAATCGTTTAGCTCATGTAGTACATGACTAGTCTGGCAGCCATTAACAATCTGATAGTCTTCGATGGTGAGTTTATTACCAGTTGGAGTTAGTGCTTTCGCAACGATTGTTACTCCATTGTTGAGTAATGGAAAATATTCCTTTTTGGAGCTATCTTCAATCGTTGCACGAATTTCCTTATTAACTGGATTCCAAGCTTGCCAATGCCTTACATTGTCATAAAACAACGATGAAATTATTTCTTTATTCTCATTTTGTATTAGCTTTAGATATTCGGTTGCATCCAGATACCCAATATATGCCTGTTCAACCCCGGATAGATCAGGCAATGCAGTTTTATTGGGAAAAATAATCTCTCTCTGTATGGCATTTTTTGAATTTCTATATAAAGAGTGAAGTTCTTTAGCCCCTTTGCACTCAAATTTCACATCACTGAAAAGGGAAAGATCCGATAACTCTGTGATTACACTTTCTCGTCTGGAAT includes:
- a CDS encoding AIPR family protein encodes the protein MDRITKGMLEEFVKENSLSNFDEATAFEHFTGALLVAEHYSESFSSDDIHIGAGGDTGIDSIAILINGALITDIEEIDELLRVNGYLDVSFIFVQSERSQNFDMQKLGHFGFGVSDLFSERPTLPHNEKIELKFQIANELFSKSSKFKRGNPKIFLYYITTGKWGEDTNLNSRRESVITELSDLSLFSDVKFECKGAKELHSLYRNSKNAIQREIIFPNKTALPDLSGVEQAYIGYLDATEYLKLIQNENKEIISSLFYDNVRHWQAWNPVNKEIRATIEDSSKKEYFPLLNNGVTIVAKALTPTGNKLTIEDYQIVNGCQTSHVLHELNDSLDNTIHVPVRIIATKEPEIKNSIIKATNRQTEVSDDQLIALSDFPRKLEDFFPSYDKKNPLFYERRSKQYDPISGIEKVRIITMPNMIRAFAAIFLELPHSTTRNYASLLKMLGEQIFNDEHRLEMYYFSALAYYRIEFLFRSQAIEPKLKPARFHILLAVRLIMNKSQLPRKNSREMERYCLPLIKDLSDETKYKRYFNAAVQKVESVAAGNFHRDNIRTEAFTTNLINEIGT